GTGTGCATGACACCGTGGCGCTGCGGGTCAGTGACCACCCATTGGTGCGGGATTTGTGCGCCCAGGTCGGGCCGTTGATTTCCACCTCGGCCAACCCCCAGGGCCGCCCGGCGGCGCGTACGCGGATCCGGGTGGAGCAGTATTTCCGTGGGCAAGTGGACCTTGTGCTGGGTGGCGCCCTGGGTGGGCGCAAGAACCCGAGCCTGATTCGTGACCTGGTGACGGGAGATGTGGTGCGACCGTCTTGAGACCCGTCGCGCCCATCGGGGGCAAGCCCCCTCCTACATTTGATCGGTGTTTGTCATGACAACTCGGTCAAGGGTGGGAGGGGGCTTGCCCGCGACGACTTGCTCAAGGCAGCAGAATGGTTGAGCCGGTCGTGCGCCGCGCCGACAACTCGGTCTGCGCTTTGGCCGCGTCCGCCAGTGCATAACGCTGGTTGATGTCGATGCGCACCTTGCCGCTTTTGATCATCGAGAACAGATCATCGGCCATCACCTGCAAGTCCTTCGGATTGCTCGCGTAGGTCGCCAGCGTCGGGCGGGTGACATACAACGAACCCTTGGCCGACAGAATCCCCAGGTTCACCCCGTCCACTGCGCCGGAGGCGTTACCAAAGCTCACCACCAACCCACGCGGTGCCACGCTGTCCAGCGAGGTCAGCCAGGTGTCCTTGCCGACACCGTCATACACCACTGGCACCTTTTTGCCGTCGGTCAATTCCAGCACGCGCTGTGCGACATTTTCTTTGCTGTAGTCGATGGTTTCCCAGGCGCCCAGGGATTTGGCCAGGGCGGCTTTCTCCGGGGAGCTCACCGTACCGATCAACTTGACGCCCAACGCCTTGGCCCATTGGCAGGCCAGGGAGCCCACACCGCCGGCAGCAGCGTGGAACAGAATGGTTTCGCCGCCCTTCAACTCATAGGTCTGGCGCAACAGGTACTGCACGGTCAGGCCTTTGAGCATGGCGCCAGCAGCCTGTTCGAAGCTGATGTCGTCGGGCAGGTGCACCAGGTTGGCGGCGGGCAATACGTGCAATTGGCTGTAGGCGCCCAGCGGGCCGCTGCCATAGGCGACGCGGTCGCCGACCTTGAACTGGCTGACTTCACTGCCCACGGCGTCGACCACACCGGCGCCCTCGGCGCCCAGCCCCGATGGCAGGGCCGGTGGTGCGTAAAGACCGCTGCGAAAGTAAGTGTCGATGAAGTTCAGGCCAATGGCTTCGTTACGCACCCGAACCTGCTGTGGGCCAGGCTCCGCTGGCGTGTAGTCCACATACTCGAGCACTTCGGGGCCGCCATGGGCGCTGAACTGGATACGTTTGGCCATTTACCTTCTCCTTGGGTCGACTGTACAAAGGTCCCTATCGGACTCCTAAGCTTGATCTTCGTCAACTGCGACGGCACCGGGTGCGGTGGTATCCTGTGCGCCCATTTGCCGCCGACGCCCGATGGCCTCGCGTAGCTTTGCTCGATTCAAGGTGATGCCATGACTACCCGCACCGAGGCTGTTAAAGCCTACCTGCTTGACCTGCAAGACCGTATTTGCAGCGCCCTGGAAACCTTCGAGACGGACACGCGCTTTATCGAAGACGCCTGGACCCGGCCTGCCGGTGGCGGCGGTCGCACCCGTGTGATTGAAAACGGATCGGTCATCGAAAAAGGCGGCGTTAACTTTTCCCACGTGTTCGGCAGCGGCCTGCCACCGTCCGCCAGTGCGCACCGCCCGGAACTGGCCGGTCGCGGTTTCGAGGCGTTGGGTGTGTCCCTGGTGATCCATCCTCACAACCCCCATGTGCCGACTTCCCACGCCAATGTGCGCTTTTTCATCGCTGAAAAAGAAGGCGAAGAGCCGGTGTGGTGGTTCGGTGGCGGCTTTGACCTCACGCCGTATTACGCCAACGAAGAGGACTGCATCCACTGGCATCGCGTTGCCGAGCAGGCCTGTGCGCCGTTTGGCCCGGACGTCTACTCGCGCTACAAAGCCTGGTGCGATACCTATTTCCACATCAAGCACCGTAACGAGCCGCGTGGCATTGGCGGCCTGTTTTTCGATGATTTGAACGAGTGGGGCTTCGACACTTGCTTCGCGTTCATTCGCGCCATCGGTGATGCCTACATCGACGCCTACCTGCCGATCGTGCAACGCCGCCAGGCGATGGCCTACACCGAACAGCAGCGCCAGTTCCAGGAATTCCGCCGGGGTCGCTACGTGGAGTTCAACCTGGTCTATGACCGTGGCACCCTGTTCGGCCTGCAATCGGGCGGGCGTACCGAGTCGATCCTGATGTCGCTGCCGCCCCAGGTGCGCTGGAGCTACGACTGGAAAGCCGAAGCCGGCAGCGAGGAAGCACGCCTTACCGACTATTTTCTGCAGGACCGGGACTGGCTCGGCCTTGCTGCGCCCAAGGCGGCGGTGTGATGGATCGTTATGTTGTCTTCGGCAACCCCATCGGCCACAGCAAGTCGCCGTTGATTCACCGCATGTTCGCCGAGCAGACCGGTGAGCAACTGGACTACAGCACACTGCTCGCGCCGCTGGAGGATTTCACCGGCTGCGCCCGTGAGTTCTTTCAACACGGCCGGGGTGCGAATGTCACGGTGCCGTTCAAGGAAGACGCTTTCCGGCTGGCCGACACCCTCACCGAGCGTGCCCGGCGCGCCGGTGCGGTGAATACACTGAGCAAGCTGGCCGACGGCACGTTGCTGGGCGACAACACTGACGGTGCCGGCCTGGTGCGCGACCTGACGGTGAACGCGGGGCTGGACCTGCAGGGCAAACGCATCCTGCTGCTGGGCGCCGGTGGCGCGGTGCGCGGTGTATTGGAGCCGTTGCTGGCGCAGCAACCCTCCTCTTTGATCATCGCCAACCGTACGGTGGAAAAGGCCGAGTTGCTCGCTGAGCTGTTCGACGATCTGGGCCCGGTGTCTGCCAGTGGTTTCGATTGGCTGCGTGAGCCGGTAGACGTGATTATCAATGCCACCTCCGCCAGCCTGACGGGTGATGTACCGCCGATTGCTGCCAGCCTGATCGAGCCGGGCAAGACGGTCTGCTACGACATGATGTACGCCAAGGAACCCACCGCGTTCTGCCGCTGGGCTGAGAAACAGGGTGCTGCGGTAGCGATGGATGGCCTGGGCATGCTGGTGGAACAAGCGGCGCAAGCCTTCTTCCTGTGGCGCGGCGTGCGCCCGGATTCGGCGCCGGTACTGGCCGAACTGCGCCGTCAGTTGGTCTGATGCAAATCAAATGTGGGAGGGGGCTTGCCCCCGATTGCGGTCTGTCAGCTACCCCTATGTTGGCTGAAACACCGCTATCGGGGGCAAGCCCCCTCCCACAGTTTGATCGCGTTCAGTCTTCGAAATAGATGGGGCACTTGTCAGGCCCTTCCAGTTTCTTCAGTTCTTCAACCACTTGTGGCCTGGCCCCGCGCAACGTCAGGCTGCGCCCCGACCCCGCCAACCGTCGGGCTTCCTGGTGCAGCATCTCTACCCCGGAGTAGTCGATGAAGTTGATCTGCTGCGACTCGATCACCACCCGCTCGCCCTGCAAACGTTGCAGGCGTACTTGCAGGTAATGGCTGGCGCCAAAAAAGATTGAGCCGCCTACCCTCAATACATCCTCGTCACCGTCGCGCCAGTGCTGAACCCGTGGTTGCGAGGTGCGCTTGAGGTAGAAAAACAGCGACGCGAGTACCCCCGCATAAATCGCCGTCTGCAGTTCCAGCAATAACGTGGCGACGCACGTCAGGCCCATCACCACGAACTCGGCGCGGCTCACGCGGAATAACGCACGGATGGCTCGGTGGTCCACCAGGCCCCAGCAGATCAGCAGGATACTCGCCGCCATGCTGGGGATCGGAATGTGGGCGATCAACCCCGCGCCAAACAGCGCGAACAGCGCCACCCAGAGCGCCGAAAACACGCCGGCCAGTGGTGAGCGGGCGCCCGCTTCATAACTGAGGCCGGAGCGGGTGAAGGAACCTGCCGACAGATACCCGCAGAAAAACCCGCCGATGATGTTGGATAAACCTTGGGCGCGAACCTCCTGATTCGCGTCGAGCACTTGCTGTGACCGCGCCGACAGTGAGCGTGCAATCGACAGGCTGGTCACCAGGCCCAACATGCCCACTGCCACGGCACTGGGTAGCAAGCGCAGGATCGTCTCCAGGTCCATCGGCAGCGCGCGCAAGGGCGGCAGCTTGCCGACAAACGAGCTGACCAGCGCCACATGCCCCAATAGCGACGGCCACAGCCACGCGGCCAGGCTGCCCAGGGCCAGGGCGATCAACAAAGTCGGCCAGCGTGGCATCAGGTATTTGAGCAGCGCCCCGACAAGCAACGTGCCCAAGCCCAGGGCGAGCGAGGCATGGTCCCATTCGCCGGCATGCTCGATCAGCGCCAGCAGGCTGTCGATGGCGGTGGCCTGGCTC
This region of Pseudomonas sp. MUP55 genomic DNA includes:
- a CDS encoding NADPH:quinone reductase — its product is MAKRIQFSAHGGPEVLEYVDYTPAEPGPQQVRVRNEAIGLNFIDTYFRSGLYAPPALPSGLGAEGAGVVDAVGSEVSQFKVGDRVAYGSGPLGAYSQLHVLPAANLVHLPDDISFEQAAGAMLKGLTVQYLLRQTYELKGGETILFHAAAGGVGSLACQWAKALGVKLIGTVSSPEKAALAKSLGAWETIDYSKENVAQRVLELTDGKKVPVVYDGVGKDTWLTSLDSVAPRGLVVSFGNASGAVDGVNLGILSAKGSLYVTRPTLATYASNPKDLQVMADDLFSMIKSGKVRIDINQRYALADAAKAQTELSARRTTGSTILLP
- the aroE gene encoding shikimate dehydrogenase, which encodes MDRYVVFGNPIGHSKSPLIHRMFAEQTGEQLDYSTLLAPLEDFTGCAREFFQHGRGANVTVPFKEDAFRLADTLTERARRAGAVNTLSKLADGTLLGDNTDGAGLVRDLTVNAGLDLQGKRILLLGAGGAVRGVLEPLLAQQPSSLIIANRTVEKAELLAELFDDLGPVSASGFDWLREPVDVIINATSASLTGDVPPIAASLIEPGKTVCYDMMYAKEPTAFCRWAEKQGAAVAMDGLGMLVEQAAQAFFLWRGVRPDSAPVLAELRRQLV
- the hemF gene encoding oxygen-dependent coproporphyrinogen oxidase, producing MTTRTEAVKAYLLDLQDRICSALETFETDTRFIEDAWTRPAGGGGRTRVIENGSVIEKGGVNFSHVFGSGLPPSASAHRPELAGRGFEALGVSLVIHPHNPHVPTSHANVRFFIAEKEGEEPVWWFGGGFDLTPYYANEEDCIHWHRVAEQACAPFGPDVYSRYKAWCDTYFHIKHRNEPRGIGGLFFDDLNEWGFDTCFAFIRAIGDAYIDAYLPIVQRRQAMAYTEQQRQFQEFRRGRYVEFNLVYDRGTLFGLQSGGRTESILMSLPPQVRWSYDWKAEAGSEEARLTDYFLQDRDWLGLAAPKAAV
- a CDS encoding SulP family inorganic anion transporter; protein product: MSRPNRHTLLPFLSWLPRQTRASVGRDAIVGLSGAVLALPQSIAYALIAGLPPEYGLYAAIVPVMIACLWGSSWHLICGPTAAISIVLYASVSPLAVPGSQDYITLILLLTFLAGVFQWLLGLLRFGALVNFVSHSVVLGFTLGAAVVIALGQVPNLLGLDVPSQATAIDSLLALIEHAGEWDHASLALGLGTLLVGALLKYLMPRWPTLLIALALGSLAAWLWPSLLGHVALVSSFVGKLPPLRALPMDLETILRLLPSAVAVGMLGLVTSLSIARSLSARSQQVLDANQEVRAQGLSNIIGGFFCGYLSAGSFTRSGLSYEAGARSPLAGVFSALWVALFALFGAGLIAHIPIPSMAASILLICWGLVDHRAIRALFRVSRAEFVVMGLTCVATLLLELQTAIYAGVLASLFFYLKRTSQPRVQHWRDGDEDVLRVGGSIFFGASHYLQVRLQRLQGERVVIESQQINFIDYSGVEMLHQEARRLAGSGRSLTLRGARPQVVEELKKLEGPDKCPIYFED